Part of the Halorhabdus utahensis DSM 12940 genome, CTCGATGGGCGACCGGACTCACTGTTCGTCGCAAGTGAGCCCTCTCGGGGTGCAACAGTGAATGGCGAGCAGCGGGCTGCCTCGAACAAGCGCCGGCGAGACACAGTCGTTCCTGTCGATGCCGACCTGGCCGAGACGCTCCGGGCCTGGCTGGATGTTCGTCCTGACCCGGTTTCGTCCGCGCGTCCGCTGTTTACCAGTACGACGGACAACTGGGGCCAGCGGATCACGACTGATGGGGTACGTCACATCGTCACCAGCCACGCAAGTGTGCATGGGTGGTACGACAACGGTGGCGGTGTCGAGGAAAACGTCACGCCACACTACTTCCGGCACTTCTTCACCACACACCTTCGAGATCGAACCGGTGACCGTGGGATCGTGAAGTATCTGCGCGGCGACGTCGCCCAGGATATCATCGATACGTACACCCACGATTGGGGAGATCGGGTTCGTGACGTATACGAAGATCACATCTACGAGCTTCCGGTGGCTGCATATCGTACGATGTCAGAGACATAAATCACATATCGCTATATAGATATCGGCCCCATCCGGGACGCATGGTTGCACCCACAAACGCGACAATGAGCGCTAGCTGATCGGCTCGATACTGGTTTGGGTGAGGTACGAGCGAGCGGAGCCCGGGACGGCCTTCGTGTCCGTCACGTCGAACGCAGCAGTGTCGACGATATCGGCCGCGGATGTGCCGACGCGGAGTTCGTATGACCCTTCTTCGACGACGAGGTTCATGGCCAAATCGTGGTAGGCAAGTCGAGTCATGTCGATTTCGAAGCTGACGCGCTTTGACTCGCCGGGTTCGAGATGCACGCGCTCGAAGCCGAGCAGTTCCTGGACGGGACGGGCCTGGCTCGGGTTCTCGGCGTGCTGGTAGAGCTGGACCACGTCGTCACCGGCGACGTCACCTGCATTCGTGACTGTGACGCTCGCGGTTAGCGTGCCCATCGGCGCGACCGTCTCGGCGTCGAGTTCGAGTTCGCCGTACTCGAAGTCGGTGTAACTCAGCCCGTAGCCGAACGGATACAGCGGCTCGCCATCGTCGTAGACGTGCTCCTCGTTCGCGGAATTGGGTTTCCGGCTGTAGTAGACTGGCTGCTGCCCGACGGATTTAGGGATCGAAAGTGGCAGGTGTCCGCTCGGATTGTGGTCGCCGAACAGTACGTCCACGATTCCGTTGCCGCCCTCCTCGCCGGGTAGCCACGCGTGAAGCAGGGATGGGACTGTCTCGGCGATCTCCGGGATCGCGTGGGGTTTGCCGCTGACCAGCACGACGATCACCGGCGTCTCCGTCTTGGTGAGGCGGTCGAGCAGGTCCGCCTGCACGCCCGGCAGCCCGAGATCGGTGACGTCGCTCCCCTCACCGCTGGTCGGGATCATCGACTGGTTGCGGTGCGCGAGATCGTCGTCGGAGAGATCGACGGCCGAGCGTGCGCCGACGCAGGCGATCGCCACGTCCGCATCCGTGGCTGCCTCGGCAGCCGCGTCGAACTGCTCGGTCGAGGGGCCGGACGTGGTACAGCCTTCGACGTATTCGACGGCGAACCCAGCGTCTGCACCGCGCGTTTCGAGGGCGTCACGTGGCGTCGTCGCCTCGAAGTCGGTTTCTTCCTGATTGAAGTGCGCGGGGTATGCGTAATCACCCAGGAGTTCCTGATCGTCGTCGGCCTTCGGGCCGAGAAGGGCGACCGTGTCGAGGTCGTCTCCCAACGGAAGCAGCCCATCGTTTTCCAGCAGCGTGATCGACTCACGGGCCGCCGTCCTGGCGAGTCTGGCTTGTTCGTCGGTGTTGAAGGCTTGCGGGACAGCTTCGGGATCGACGAACGGATCATCGAGCACCCCGGTTTCGATCTTCGCCCGGAGGACGCGACCGACGGCGGTGTCGATCGTCGCTTCGCTGACCGCTCCCGCCTCGAACGCTTCGAGCAGTGGGTCACCGTAGCAGTCGGTATTTGGCAACTCGACATCGAGACCCGCCTCCAGTGCAGCCACGCCGGCCTCGCGTTTGTTGGCGGCGACGCCATGTTCGCCGTCAAGGAGAGCAACGCTCCCGTAGTCCGAAATAACTGTCCCGTCAAAGCCCCACTCTCCACGGAGGACGTCCGTCAGGAGCCACTCGGAACTGGCACAGGGGACGCCGTCGATGTCGTGATACGCGTTCATGATCGAGGCGGCGTCGCCGTTCCGGATCACCGC contains:
- a CDS encoding glycoside hydrolase family 3 N-terminal domain-containing protein, producing MTIEEKVAQLGSANPSHFIEDETLERDGVETQLSDGIGHLTRTAGEGDLDPKRAALLTNQLQEYLIEETRLGIPAIPHEECLSGYMGPQGTVFPQMIGIASTWSPQLLESVTGVVRTQLQATGAVHGLSPVLDVARDLRWGRVEETFGEDPQLVAAMARAYVSGLQATDAVRGDDRDVHATLKHFAGHAMGEGGKNRSSVQIGERELREVHLYPYEAVIRNGDAASIMNAYHDIDGVPCASSEWLLTDVLRGEWGFDGTVISDYGSVALLDGEHGVAANKREAGVAALEAGLDVELPNTDCYGDPLLEAFEAGAVSEATIDTAVGRVLRAKIETGVLDDPFVDPEAVPQAFNTDEQARLARTAARESITLLENDGLLPLGDDLDTVALLGPKADDDQELLGDYAYPAHFNQEETDFEATTPRDALETRGADAGFAVEYVEGCTTSGPSTEQFDAAAEAATDADVAIACVGARSAVDLSDDDLAHRNQSMIPTSGEGSDVTDLGLPGVQADLLDRLTKTETPVIVVLVSGKPHAIPEIAETVPSLLHAWLPGEEGGNGIVDVLFGDHNPSGHLPLSIPKSVGQQPVYYSRKPNSANEEHVYDDGEPLYPFGYGLSYTDFEYGELELDAETVAPMGTLTASVTVTNAGDVAGDDVVQLYQHAENPSQARPVQELLGFERVHLEPGESKRVSFEIDMTRLAYHDLAMNLVVEEGSYELRVGTSAADIVDTAAFDVTDTKAVPGSARSYLTQTSIEPIS